In Pseudonocardia sp. EC080619-01, the following proteins share a genomic window:
- a CDS encoding ABC transporter substrate-binding protein, translating into MPTHQRPRPRPAVPWARRPRVLAALVTAAALVLAGCGTGADTAPAADGAPETATLRYQGSPNAVTLAELAEDLGYLEPLTLEWVGNTTSGPQDIQSAATGQVDFGGAHGGAVAKLIQSGAPVTAVINYYGVDQQNFNGYYTPEDSPIRTARDFIGKKVGVNTAGAHAEAVLDTWLKQNGLTPEEIDQVELVVVPPINTEESLRRGQIDVGSLGGVLQDRAVAAGGLRPVFRDLDLLGESNSGQIVIRDDFLEENPRSAEILVTGIGKAIEWTKTTPREQVIARFTEIIQQRGRNESTENLQYWKSYGVPARGGVISDRDFEQWEPWLKESGAIPGDLDIPSLYDNRFNGYRDGQTPAGAPGGTT; encoded by the coding sequence GTGCCCACGCACCAGCGTCCCCGCCCCCGTCCCGCCGTCCCGTGGGCCCGCCGCCCGCGGGTCCTCGCCGCACTCGTCACCGCCGCCGCGCTCGTCCTCGCCGGTTGTGGCACGGGCGCCGACACCGCACCCGCCGCCGACGGCGCCCCCGAGACCGCCACCCTGCGCTACCAGGGGAGCCCGAACGCGGTGACGCTCGCCGAGCTCGCCGAGGACCTCGGCTACCTCGAACCCCTCACGCTCGAGTGGGTCGGCAACACCACCAGCGGCCCGCAGGACATCCAGTCCGCGGCCACCGGTCAGGTCGACTTCGGCGGCGCCCACGGCGGCGCCGTCGCCAAGCTGATCCAGTCCGGCGCCCCGGTCACCGCGGTGATCAACTACTACGGGGTCGACCAGCAGAACTTCAACGGCTACTACACCCCGGAGGACAGCCCGATCCGCACCGCGCGGGACTTCATCGGCAAGAAGGTCGGCGTGAACACCGCCGGGGCGCACGCCGAGGCCGTCCTCGACACCTGGCTGAAGCAGAACGGCCTGACTCCCGAGGAGATCGACCAGGTCGAGCTCGTCGTGGTGCCACCGATCAACACCGAGGAGAGCCTGCGCCGCGGACAGATCGACGTCGGCTCACTCGGCGGTGTGCTCCAGGACCGAGCCGTCGCGGCCGGCGGTCTGCGACCGGTGTTCCGCGACCTCGACCTGCTCGGCGAATCCAACAGCGGCCAGATCGTCATCCGCGACGACTTCCTCGAGGAGAACCCGCGAAGCGCCGAGATCCTGGTGACCGGGATCGGCAAGGCGATCGAGTGGACGAAGACCACCCCGCGCGAGCAGGTGATCGCCCGCTTCACCGAGATCATCCAGCAGCGCGGGCGCAACGAGAGCACCGAGAACCTCCAGTACTGGAAGAGCTACGGGGTCCCCGCCCGCGGTGGCGTGATCAGCGACCGCGACTTCGAGCAGTGGGAGCCCTGGCTCAAGGAGAGCGGCGCGATCCCGGGCGACCTCGACATCCCGTCGCTGTATGACAACCGGTTCAACGGCTACCGCGACGGGCAGACCCCCGCGGGCGCACCCGGAGGTACGACCTGA
- a CDS encoding NtaA/DmoA family FMN-dependent monooxygenase (This protein belongs to a clade of FMN-dependent monooxygenases, within a broader family of flavin-dependent oxidoreductases, the luciferase-like monooxygenase (LMM) family, some of whose members use coenzyme F420 rather than FMN.), translated as MPGILHFNGFEMNTPSHMNHGMWVHPDNNRHRYTDIDYWTGTARLLERGLFDALFLADVVGTYDVYGSSRDAALERGVQSPNNDPFLLVPAMAAVTRDLGFAVTFTTTYEPPFGNARRFSTLDHLTRGRVAWNVVTGYLPDAARNYGLDAAVGHDDRYERAEEFLEVSYKLWEGSWDDDAVVRDRARRRYSDPAKVHEVGHRGAHFTVDGPHLSEPSPQRTPVIYQAGSSDRGRDFAARHAEAMFVGARTEDEAHSVVASTRELAVAHGRTPDDIRFLTGLNVIVAETDAAARAKLEDFLRYRDTVGYLVHFGGGTGVDLAAHGAEQLLGFRARGHIESNERSFADKRAREVVDFYDDPTADPFLVVGSPTRVADRIEELADSIGLDGFNLIQYLSPGTFADFVELVVPELQRRGRYRTSYEEGETLRERLLGAGPRLSPHHPGAGFRRDAVTGR; from the coding sequence GTGCCCGGAATACTCCACTTCAACGGCTTCGAGATGAACACGCCGAGCCACATGAATCACGGCATGTGGGTCCACCCGGACAACAACCGGCACCGTTACACCGATATCGACTACTGGACCGGGACCGCACGACTGCTGGAACGCGGCCTGTTCGACGCGCTGTTCCTCGCCGACGTCGTCGGCACCTACGACGTCTACGGCAGCAGCCGCGACGCCGCCCTCGAACGGGGCGTCCAGTCCCCCAACAACGATCCGTTCCTGCTCGTACCGGCGATGGCGGCGGTGACCCGCGACCTGGGTTTCGCGGTCACCTTCACGACCACCTACGAGCCGCCGTTCGGCAACGCCCGGCGCTTCTCCACCCTCGACCACCTCACCCGCGGCCGGGTCGCCTGGAACGTCGTGACCGGCTACCTCCCGGACGCCGCACGGAACTACGGTCTCGATGCCGCCGTCGGCCACGATGACCGCTACGAGCGCGCCGAGGAGTTCCTGGAGGTCTCCTACAAGCTCTGGGAGGGCTCCTGGGACGACGACGCGGTGGTGCGGGACCGGGCACGGCGCCGCTACAGCGATCCGGCGAAGGTGCACGAGGTGGGCCACCGCGGCGCCCACTTCACCGTCGACGGCCCGCACCTGTCCGAGCCGTCCCCCCAGCGGACCCCGGTGATCTACCAGGCGGGGTCCTCGGACCGGGGCCGCGACTTCGCCGCCCGGCACGCCGAGGCGATGTTCGTCGGGGCCCGTACCGAGGACGAGGCCCACTCGGTGGTCGCGTCGACCCGCGAGCTCGCCGTCGCCCACGGTCGTACGCCGGACGACATCCGGTTCCTGACCGGGCTGAACGTGATCGTCGCCGAGACCGACGCCGCGGCACGGGCGAAGCTCGAAGACTTCCTGCGCTACCGCGACACCGTCGGCTACCTGGTCCACTTCGGTGGCGGGACGGGCGTCGACCTGGCCGCGCACGGCGCCGAACAGCTCCTCGGCTTCCGGGCGCGCGGACACATCGAGTCCAACGAGCGCTCGTTCGCCGACAAGCGGGCTCGCGAGGTAGTCGACTTCTACGACGACCCGACCGCGGACCCGTTCCTGGTCGTCGGCTCACCGACCCGGGTGGCCGACCGCATCGAGGAACTCGCGGACTCGATCGGTCTCGACGGGTTCAACCTGATCCAGTACCTGTCCCCGGGCACCTTCGCCGACTTCGTCGAGCTGGTCGTGCCCGAGCTGCAGCGCAGAGGCCGCTACCGCACCTCCTACGAAGAGGGCGAGACGCTGCGCGAGCGCCTGCTCGGAGCCGGTCCACGGCTGTCCCCGCACCATCCCGGCGCGGGGTTCCGCCGCGACGCCGTGACCGGCCGGTGA
- a CDS encoding ABC transporter ATP-binding protein, with amino-acid sequence MSTSISLRGVGHTFPARDGGRPFTALADVSLDVAAGEFVVLVGPSGCGKSTLLDLIAGLSPVTRGEVLLDGRPVTGPGLDRGVVFQQYALFPWRTALANVEFTLEAKGLNRRDRTRVARDALDLVGLHGFEQRYPHELSGGMKQRVAIARSLAYEPEVLLMDEPFAALDAQTRENLQDELLRIWRRTGTTVVFITHGIDEAVHLGQRVAVMTSRPGRIKQVLDIDLERPADTDTDLRSEPEFARYRREVWELLHDEVRAAGRLEGAGTR; translated from the coding sequence ATGAGCACCTCGATCAGCCTGCGCGGTGTCGGCCACACCTTCCCCGCCCGCGACGGCGGCCGACCGTTCACCGCCCTGGCGGACGTGTCCCTCGACGTGGCCGCCGGCGAGTTCGTCGTCCTCGTCGGACCCAGCGGCTGCGGCAAGTCCACCCTGCTCGACCTGATCGCCGGCCTCTCGCCCGTCACCCGGGGCGAGGTGCTGCTCGACGGCCGCCCCGTCACCGGCCCCGGCCTGGACCGCGGCGTCGTGTTCCAGCAGTACGCGTTGTTCCCCTGGCGCACCGCACTGGCCAACGTCGAGTTCACCCTCGAGGCCAAGGGCCTCAACCGCCGCGACCGCACCCGCGTCGCCCGGGACGCGCTCGACCTCGTCGGGCTCCACGGCTTCGAGCAGCGCTACCCGCACGAGCTGTCCGGGGGCATGAAGCAGCGAGTCGCGATCGCCCGCAGCCTCGCCTACGAACCCGAGGTGCTGCTGATGGACGAGCCCTTCGCGGCACTCGACGCCCAGACCCGGGAGAACCTGCAGGACGAGCTCCTGCGGATCTGGCGGCGCACCGGCACCACGGTCGTCTTCATCACCCACGGCATCGACGAGGCCGTCCACCTCGGACAGCGCGTCGCCGTCATGACCTCCCGGCCGGGGCGCATCAAGCAGGTCCTCGACATCGACCTCGAACGACCGGCCGACACCGACACCGACCTGCGGTCAGAACCGGAGTTCGCTCGCTACCGCCGCGAGGTCTGGGAACTGCTGCACGACGAGGTCCGCGCCGCGGGCCGGCTGGAGGGGGCGGGCACACGATGA
- a CDS encoding ROK family protein, protein MPALRPRTTPVPSPRAAAPAVPLGRRSASAAAVLRCILADGPVARSTVARSTGMSAAAVTRLYQDLAARRLVRDLPLRSPRPGLGRPHEPVDVDDRYWVAAGLHVAVPHSTVSVTDLRGRVLAREVVPHQGTTPSAVLRRAADRLAALLPSGSDDRAPLGAGLTSGGRVDNVSGDIVVHDLLGWRDVPAARLVADRLGLPVRAENHAHALTRAELLFGAARDRAGRSAVTLFVGNMIDAALSTGGVVHHGPGTTAGEIAHLPLGDPTVRCACGRSGCLQATVSDRAMGERAAAAGIVAEPSFDGLVAAARAGEPPAVALFRERLRLVGRAAAVLLDLVNPDVLVVVEGGIGLLPEIAPLLLADLHTEVAGGSFTCTEPDRVVVPGSFGADALAVAGTASVLDAVYTHPLELPEEAVPHSAPA, encoded by the coding sequence ATGCCCGCGTTGCGGCCCCGCACGACCCCGGTCCCGTCCCCCCGTGCCGCGGCTCCCGCCGTCCCGCTCGGCCGCCGCAGTGCCAGCGCCGCCGCGGTGCTGCGGTGCATTCTCGCCGACGGCCCGGTCGCCCGCAGCACCGTCGCCCGCAGCACCGGGATGAGCGCAGCGGCCGTCACCCGGCTCTACCAGGACCTCGCGGCCCGCCGGCTGGTCCGTGACCTCCCCCTCCGCTCACCACGGCCCGGTCTGGGACGGCCGCACGAACCGGTGGACGTCGACGACCGGTACTGGGTCGCGGCCGGCCTGCACGTCGCCGTGCCGCACAGCACCGTCTCCGTCACCGACCTGCGGGGCAGGGTCCTGGCACGCGAGGTGGTCCCGCACCAGGGCACGACGCCCTCGGCCGTCCTCCGGCGGGCGGCCGACCGGCTCGCGGCGCTCCTGCCATCCGGTTCCGACGACCGGGCGCCGCTCGGGGCCGGGCTGACCAGCGGGGGCCGGGTCGACAACGTCAGCGGGGACATCGTCGTGCACGACCTGCTCGGCTGGCGCGACGTGCCGGCCGCGCGGCTCGTCGCCGACCGCCTCGGTCTCCCGGTCCGGGCCGAGAACCACGCCCACGCCCTCACCCGGGCCGAGCTGCTGTTCGGCGCCGCCCGTGACCGCGCCGGACGCAGCGCGGTCACCCTGTTCGTCGGGAACATGATCGACGCCGCCCTCTCGACCGGTGGCGTCGTCCACCACGGTCCGGGCACGACCGCCGGCGAGATCGCCCACCTCCCGCTCGGCGATCCCACGGTCCGCTGCGCGTGCGGCCGCTCCGGCTGCCTGCAGGCCACCGTGTCGGACCGGGCGATGGGGGAACGCGCGGCAGCCGCCGGCATCGTGGCGGAACCGTCCTTCGACGGCCTGGTCGCCGCGGCCCGAGCCGGGGAGCCACCCGCCGTGGCGCTGTTCCGGGAGCGGCTACGCCTGGTCGGGCGGGCCGCGGCGGTCCTGCTGGACCTGGTCAACCCGGACGTGCTGGTCGTCGTCGAGGGCGGGATCGGGCTGCTGCCCGAGATCGCACCGCTACTGCTGGCCGACCTGCACACCGAGGTCGCCGGTGGCTCCTTCACCTGCACCGAGCCGGACCGGGTCGTCGTCCCGGGGAGCTTCGGCGCCGATGCGCTCGCCGTCGCCGGGACGGCGAGCGTCCTCGACGCCGTGTACACCCACCCCCTCGAGCTCCCCGAGGAAGCGGTACCGCATTCGGCACCGGCTTAA
- a CDS encoding acyl-CoA dehydrogenase family protein, with the protein MTSTALPTDSARFTEVFARIADGALTREARRDLPHDEVRALAAAGFTALTVPRELGGSGASATELFALLVELAAADSNLPQLLRAHFLFVETVLQDPHYPDRDEWLRRVATGDVVGNASHERGAATTGSLATRLRHDGGRYRLDGEKYYSTGALFADWIVVTAQDEDDRFARVVLPTTAEGVELRDDWDGFGQRLTGSGATVFRDVTVDPAAVHVFTGTGTRTLHTAFLQNVLLASLAGVAQAAVRDATGFVRSRTRTYSQGAGATAATDPLVQAVLGRLSADVTTAEAVVLDVARAIDRARGPILAGLPDNDAIQAAELRAVQAQVTVTELVQRVTTRLFDVGGASATSLGRGLDRHWRNARTLSSHNPVVYQERAIGDHLLNGTELTYFWATGQATL; encoded by the coding sequence GTGACCAGCACCGCCCTGCCCACCGACTCCGCACGGTTCACCGAGGTGTTCGCCCGCATCGCCGACGGCGCACTCACCCGGGAGGCCCGGCGCGACCTCCCCCACGACGAGGTCCGCGCGCTCGCAGCGGCCGGGTTCACCGCACTCACCGTGCCCCGCGAGCTCGGTGGTTCCGGCGCGTCGGCCACCGAGCTGTTCGCACTGCTCGTCGAGCTGGCAGCGGCGGACTCGAACCTGCCCCAGCTGCTGCGCGCGCACTTCCTGTTCGTCGAGACGGTGCTGCAGGACCCGCACTACCCCGACCGCGACGAATGGCTCCGCCGGGTCGCCACGGGCGACGTCGTCGGCAACGCCAGCCACGAACGCGGCGCCGCGACCACCGGGTCCCTGGCCACCCGCCTGCGCCACGACGGCGGCCGCTACCGGCTCGACGGCGAGAAGTACTACAGCACCGGGGCCCTGTTCGCGGACTGGATCGTCGTCACCGCCCAGGACGAGGACGACCGCTTCGCCCGGGTCGTGCTGCCCACCACCGCCGAGGGCGTCGAACTCCGCGACGACTGGGACGGGTTCGGCCAGCGCCTGACCGGCAGCGGCGCCACCGTGTTCCGCGACGTCACCGTCGACCCGGCCGCCGTGCACGTGTTCACCGGCACCGGGACCCGCACCCTGCACACCGCGTTCCTGCAGAACGTACTGCTCGCCTCCCTGGCCGGCGTCGCTCAGGCGGCGGTGCGCGACGCCACCGGGTTCGTCCGCTCACGCACCCGCACCTACAGCCAGGGCGCCGGTGCCACCGCGGCGACCGACCCGCTGGTCCAGGCCGTCCTCGGCCGGCTCTCCGCCGACGTCACCACCGCGGAGGCGGTCGTCCTCGACGTCGCCCGGGCCATCGACCGGGCACGCGGCCCGATCCTGGCCGGCCTCCCGGACAACGACGCGATCCAGGCCGCGGAGCTGCGAGCGGTGCAGGCCCAGGTGACCGTCACCGAGCTCGTCCAGCGGGTCACGACCCGCCTGTTCGACGTCGGCGGCGCGTCGGCGACCTCGCTCGGGCGCGGCCTGGACCGGCACTGGCGCAACGCCCGCACCCTCTCCTCGCACAACCCGGTCGTCTACCAGGAGCGGGCGATCGGCGACCACCTGTTGAACGGCACGGAGCTGACCTACTTCTGGGCGACAGGACAGGCCACTCTCTGA
- a CDS encoding aliphatic sulfonate ABC transporter substrate-binding protein, which produces MRLARTLVLLVALAVLGGCAAGENADGTVSPGGGGGTKVRLDYAYYNPESLVIRKQGWLEQELGPGSVEWVLSQGSNKANENLRAGVVDIGSTAGTPALLARANGSPIRSIDVYSRPEWSAIVVGRGSPITGPADLRGRKVAVTQGTDPYFFLVQALQQAGLDRDDVEIVNLQHSDGRTALERGDVDAWAGLDPFMAQSELDAGSTLIYRNLDFNSYGLLNADEAFLERDPDTAAAVVRAYERARAWILENPDDAVATLAEAASISPDVARTQLLERTRVDIDPVPGDAQRAVLERLVPVLVSEGLVRSEQDTRTALDTLFEPRFAQEAAGTRADGTAGP; this is translated from the coding sequence ATGCGCCTCGCCCGAACGCTCGTCCTGCTCGTCGCGCTGGCCGTCCTGGGGGGCTGTGCCGCCGGCGAGAACGCCGACGGCACCGTCTCCCCCGGCGGCGGCGGCGGCACGAAGGTGCGCCTGGACTACGCGTACTACAACCCCGAGAGCCTGGTGATCAGGAAGCAGGGCTGGCTGGAGCAGGAGCTGGGACCCGGCTCGGTCGAGTGGGTCCTGTCCCAGGGCAGCAACAAGGCCAACGAGAACCTGCGCGCCGGGGTCGTCGACATCGGGTCGACCGCGGGGACACCGGCCCTGCTCGCCCGGGCCAACGGCTCCCCGATCCGCTCCATCGACGTCTACAGCCGACCCGAGTGGTCGGCGATCGTGGTCGGCCGGGGCTCCCCGATCACCGGCCCGGCGGACCTGCGGGGCCGCAAGGTCGCCGTCACCCAGGGCACGGACCCGTACTTCTTCCTCGTCCAGGCCCTGCAACAGGCCGGTCTGGACCGCGACGACGTCGAGATCGTCAACCTGCAGCACTCCGACGGCCGGACCGCCCTGGAGCGGGGCGACGTCGACGCATGGGCCGGCCTCGACCCGTTCATGGCCCAGAGCGAACTCGACGCCGGATCGACGCTGATCTACCGCAACCTGGACTTCAACTCCTACGGCCTGCTCAACGCCGACGAGGCGTTCCTCGAACGCGATCCCGACACCGCCGCCGCGGTGGTCCGCGCCTACGAGCGGGCCCGCGCGTGGATCCTGGAGAACCCCGACGACGCCGTCGCAACCTTGGCCGAGGCCGCGAGCATCAGCCCGGACGTCGCGCGCACGCAGCTGCTCGAACGCACCCGCGTCGACATCGACCCGGTCCCCGGCGACGCGCAGCGCGCCGTGCTGGAACGGCTGGTGCCGGTCCTGGTCTCCGAGGGCCTCGTCCGCTCCGAGCAGGACACCCGCACCGCGCTCGACACGCTCTTCGAACCACGCTTCGCCCAGGAGGCGGCCGGTACCCGCGCCGACGGGACGGCCGGACCATGA
- a CDS encoding ABC transporter permease: MSVPADAARAAPPGRRRARPRSDPRTALLPVLSLLVFLVVWQVAAASGIWNETFVPYPSTVWRSLVEVSTVHDGVRGYQGYLLWEHLYMTLRRVLGGVVLGVVAGVLVGLLMGTVGWVRRVLEPWLTFLRALPPLAYFFLLVIWLGIDEAPKVTLLALAAFPPAAVATTAAVAAAPLGLIEAARALGATRGQVVRDVIVPAALPETFTGIRLAVGIAYSSVVAAELFNGIPGIGGMVKDASNYNNTPVVLVGIFAIGISGLVIDALLRAVERRTVPWRGRA, translated from the coding sequence ATGTCCGTACCCGCCGACGCGGCACGTGCCGCACCACCGGGCCGGCGCCGCGCGCGTCCCCGGTCCGATCCCCGCACGGCGTTGCTGCCCGTGCTGTCCCTGCTCGTCTTCCTCGTCGTCTGGCAGGTCGCCGCCGCGAGCGGGATCTGGAACGAGACCTTCGTGCCGTACCCGTCGACCGTGTGGCGGTCGCTGGTGGAGGTCTCGACCGTCCACGACGGCGTCCGCGGCTACCAGGGCTACCTGCTCTGGGAGCACCTCTACATGACGCTGCGCCGGGTGCTCGGCGGCGTCGTCCTCGGTGTGGTCGCGGGGGTGCTGGTCGGGTTGCTCATGGGCACGGTCGGCTGGGTCCGGCGGGTGCTGGAGCCGTGGCTGACGTTCCTGCGGGCGCTGCCGCCGCTCGCGTACTTCTTCCTGCTCGTGATCTGGCTGGGCATCGACGAGGCCCCGAAGGTCACGCTGCTGGCGCTGGCCGCGTTCCCGCCCGCCGCCGTCGCCACGACGGCCGCGGTCGCCGCCGCCCCGCTGGGGCTGATCGAGGCCGCCCGCGCACTCGGGGCCACCCGCGGCCAGGTCGTGCGGGACGTGATCGTCCCGGCCGCGCTGCCGGAGACCTTCACCGGCATCCGGCTCGCGGTCGGCATCGCCTACTCCTCGGTCGTCGCGGCCGAGTTGTTCAACGGCATCCCCGGGATCGGCGGGATGGTCAAGGACGCCAGCAACTACAACAACACCCCGGTCGTGCTCGTGGGCATCTTCGCGATCGGCATCTCCGGCCTGGTGATCGACGCGCTGCTGCGCGCCGTCGAGCGCCGCACCGTTCCGTGGAGGGGACGAGCATGA
- a CDS encoding ABC transporter permease produces the protein MTITSTPGTTGTTGAPTGPGGPGPAPRTGRRRRLLSTLAAGLVVPLLLLVGWHLLATSGRFSPAQLPTPLEVVAALGELAGRGELWQHIAISVQRVLLGFAAGAGIGLVLGGLVGLSARVRTVLGPTVQALRAVPSLAWVPLLLLWLGIGETPKVTLVAIGAFFPVYTTVAAALEHVDSRLVEVGRAYGRSGLRLFLQVQLPAIAPPALSGLRLGLAQGWLFLVAAELIASSIGLGFLLIDSQNTGRTDVLLLAIVLLALLGKATDAVLGVAERALLRRWT, from the coding sequence ATGACGATCACCAGCACGCCCGGGACGACGGGGACGACCGGGGCACCGACCGGCCCCGGCGGGCCCGGCCCCGCACCGCGGACCGGCCGGCGACGCCGCCTGCTGTCCACCCTCGCGGCCGGGCTCGTCGTGCCGTTGCTGCTGCTGGTCGGCTGGCACCTGCTCGCCACGTCGGGCCGGTTCTCCCCCGCGCAGCTCCCCACCCCGCTGGAAGTTGTCGCGGCGCTCGGCGAGCTGGCCGGGCGCGGCGAGCTGTGGCAGCACATCGCGATCAGCGTGCAACGGGTGCTGCTCGGGTTCGCCGCCGGCGCCGGGATCGGACTCGTGCTCGGCGGGCTCGTCGGGCTCTCGGCCCGCGTGCGCACCGTCCTGGGACCCACCGTCCAGGCCCTGCGGGCGGTCCCGTCGCTGGCCTGGGTCCCGCTGCTCCTGCTCTGGCTCGGCATCGGAGAGACGCCGAAGGTCACGCTGGTCGCGATCGGCGCGTTCTTCCCCGTCTACACCACCGTCGCAGCCGCGCTGGAGCACGTCGACAGCCGGCTCGTCGAGGTCGGACGTGCCTACGGCCGTTCCGGGCTGCGACTGTTCCTACAGGTCCAGCTCCCGGCGATCGCACCCCCGGCGCTGTCGGGCCTGCGGCTGGGCCTGGCCCAGGGCTGGCTGTTCCTCGTCGCCGCCGAGCTCATCGCCTCCTCGATCGGGCTCGGGTTCCTGCTGATCGACAGCCAGAACACCGGCCGGACCGACGTGCTGCTGCTCGCGATCGTGCTGCTGGCACTGCTGGGCAAGGCGACCGACGCCGTGCTCGGCGTGGCCGAGCGCGCACTGCTCCGTCGGTGGACATGA
- a CDS encoding ABC transporter ATP-binding protein encodes MQLRSAGRRFDTTAGGSRTVLRDIDLDISAGEVVALLGASGSGKSTLLRLVSGLDLPTSGKILVDGEPVSGVQDRAAVVFQEPRLLPWRTLAENVAFGLPDRTPRADRTTAVERALASVGLADFAGYRPRAVSGGMAQRAALARALVRAPGVLLLDEPFAALDALTRLQMQDLVEDLQRVSGATILLVTHDVDEALYLADRIVVIGSSESGEGAQIVHSLTPPQARPRDRADTGASALRADLLTRLGVPTHHPRVPEQR; translated from the coding sequence GTGCAGCTCAGGTCCGCCGGACGCCGCTTCGACACCACCGCCGGCGGCTCCCGCACCGTGCTGCGGGACATCGACCTCGACATCTCCGCCGGAGAGGTCGTCGCGCTGCTCGGCGCGTCCGGATCCGGCAAGTCCACGCTGCTGCGCCTCGTGTCCGGGCTCGACCTGCCCACCAGCGGGAAGATCCTCGTCGACGGCGAGCCGGTCTCCGGCGTCCAGGACCGCGCGGCGGTCGTGTTCCAGGAGCCCCGCCTGCTGCCCTGGCGCACCCTCGCCGAGAACGTCGCGTTCGGCCTGCCCGACCGCACACCGCGCGCCGACCGGACCACGGCCGTGGAGCGCGCGCTGGCCTCGGTCGGTCTCGCGGACTTCGCCGGCTACCGGCCGCGCGCCGTGTCGGGCGGCATGGCCCAGCGGGCAGCCCTGGCGCGTGCCCTGGTCCGTGCCCCCGGTGTGCTGCTGCTCGACGAACCCTTCGCCGCCCTGGACGCGCTGACCCGGCTGCAGATGCAGGACCTCGTCGAGGACCTGCAGCGGGTCTCCGGCGCGACGATCCTGCTGGTGACCCACGACGTCGACGAGGCCCTGTACCTCGCCGACCGGATCGTCGTCATCGGCTCGTCGGAGTCGGGCGAGGGTGCGCAGATCGTGCACTCGCTGACCCCGCCGCAGGCCCGGCCCCGCGACCGCGCCGACACGGGGGCGTCGGCGCTGCGTGCCGACCTGCTGACCCGCCTCGGCGTCCCGACCCACCATCCCCGCGTCCCCGAGCAGCGATGA
- a CDS encoding TauD/TfdA family dioxygenase → MTATAEHPQTGSALDVRPVAGHIGAEIHGVDLRHALDDATVAAIRAALLRHKVVFFRDQPLDHDQQIAFTARFGKVTPAHPYRYDNGDAGRTHPEILAVDSRLYAARAGARRYSYASFWHTDVAALVNPPAATVLRSEIVPPYGGDTTWTNLVAAYEGLPEPLQRFVEGLRAEHRFGGRAPRWENGSESERLVAEAPIVSEHPVVRVHPETGERALFVSPGFTSRIVGFAAAQSDRLLDLLFDEITNPAYTVRFGWRPDSVGFWDNRVTAHLAPTDLDHLDVTRVLYRTTIEGDVPVGVDGVASRSISGEAFRAAGSRT, encoded by the coding sequence ATGACCGCCACCGCCGAGCACCCCCAGACAGGCTCCGCACTCGATGTCCGGCCCGTCGCCGGGCACATCGGGGCCGAGATCCACGGCGTCGACCTGCGGCACGCACTCGACGACGCCACCGTCGCCGCGATCCGGGCGGCGCTGCTGCGCCACAAGGTCGTCTTCTTCCGCGACCAGCCGCTCGACCACGACCAGCAGATCGCCTTCACCGCCCGCTTCGGGAAGGTGACCCCGGCCCACCCCTACCGCTACGACAACGGCGACGCCGGCCGCACCCACCCGGAGATCCTCGCCGTCGACAGCAGGCTCTACGCGGCCCGGGCCGGGGCCCGGCGCTACAGCTACGCGAGCTTCTGGCACACCGACGTGGCCGCCCTGGTCAACCCGCCCGCCGCGACCGTACTGCGCTCCGAGATCGTCCCGCCCTACGGCGGGGACACCACCTGGACGAATCTGGTCGCCGCCTACGAGGGGCTACCCGAACCGCTGCAGCGCTTCGTCGAGGGTCTGCGTGCCGAGCACCGGTTCGGTGGTCGCGCACCGCGCTGGGAGAACGGCAGCGAGTCCGAGCGGCTCGTCGCCGAGGCCCCGATCGTCTCCGAGCACCCCGTGGTGCGGGTACACCCCGAGACCGGCGAGCGGGCGCTGTTCGTCTCCCCCGGCTTCACCAGCCGGATCGTGGGGTTCGCCGCCGCGCAGAGCGACCGGCTGCTGGACCTGCTCTTCGACGAGATCACGAACCCCGCGTACACGGTGCGGTTCGGCTGGCGGCCGGACAGTGTCGGCTTCTGGGACAACCGGGTCACCGCACACCTGGCCCCGACCGATCTCGACCACCTCGACGTCACCCGGGTGCTCTACCGCACGACCATCGAGGGCGACGTCCCGGTCGGCGTCGACGGCGTCGCGTCGCGGTCGATCTCGGGCGAAGCGTTCCGCGCGGCGGGATCGAGGACGTGA